GGGGCGCTGGCCCTGgcccccccctcacccctgcGCCTCCCCAGATCTGCGCAAGAACTTCGAGCAAGAGCCGACAGCCAGGGAGGTCTCCATCGAGCAGGGCATTGTGCTGCCATGCCGCCCTCCCGAGGGCATCCCCCCCGCCGAGGTGAGTCCCTGTGGGCCAGCAGGGCAGGACGCAGCCGAGGGTGCCCCTTGCCCATGGGGGTGCCATGTGTGCTGCCCGAGGGGGTGGCCTGTCTGGGCACCCAGTGACGTCCCCATGCCCCACGCAGGTGGAGTGGCTGCGCAACGAGGAGCTGGTGGACCCAGCGTTGGATGCCAACGTCTACGTGACACCGGAGCACAGCCTTGTGCTGCGGCAGGCTCGCCTGGCCGACACTGCCAACTACACCTGCGTGGCCAAAAACATCGTGGCGCGTCGCCGCAGTGCTTCCGCTGCCATCACTGTCTATGGTACAGTCTTTCCACGCTTGTCCCCACCATGCTGCCCTGGTGTCATCCTCCCCGTCCTgtccctccccacaccccctgTCCTGCGGGGCGCTGACGGGTCCCTCTCCACCCAGTGAACGGCGGCTGGTCGACGTGGACGCAGTGGTcgggctgcagcaccagctgtgGACGGGGCTGGCAGAAGCGGAGCCGGACGTGCACCAACCCCACGCCCCTCAACGGGGGGGCTTTCTGTGAGGGCCAAAATGTGCAGAAAACCGCCTGCACCACCCTCTGCCCAGGTACCCACCCTGCCCAGGGCGCTGCCGCCACCCCTGCTGTGCCGATGCTGCACTCCCCACTGCACCCATCGCAGTCCCTGTCCCCCTGGGGTGTCTcgtcttcccccccccccccgtgtgtCCATCTCTGCcggccctggggcaggggaggcgGGTGGCAGTGGGGCGCTGAcccctggctgtgcccacagTGGATGGTGCCTGGTCGGAGTGGAGCAAGTGGTCAGTGTGTGGGGCCGAGTGCACCCACTGGCGGAGCCGGGAGTGCTCGGAGCCAGCGCCGCGCAACGGGGGTCAGGACTGCCACGGACCTGAGCTGGACACCCGCAACTGCacctctgagctctgcagcCACGGTGAGCGCGGCAGGGACGGTGGGGTTGTGCCCTGTCACTGGAGGACTGGGGGTGACCATGCGAGCTGACGCCCTGCCCCGTGCAGCCACCCCCGGCGCGGAGGACGTGGCGCTGTACGTGGGGCTGGTGGCCGTGGCCgtgtgcctggtgctgctgctgctggtgggggtgCTGGTGTACTGCCGCAAGAAGGGGGGCCTGGACGCTGATGTAGCCGACTCTTCCATCCTCACTGCTGGCTTCCAGCCCGTCAGCATCAAACCCAGCAAGGCCGGTGAGTGAGGGCTGCGGGGACGGGGCTGTGCACCCACGCTGGGACATGGTGTCCCTCGGGACCTGGAGGTGGCCGTGCCCCCAGGCGGCTCTGGGCAGGGGCTGTCTTCCCCAGGGTATCcctggccctggctgggggCTCTGTGCTCCGTGGGGTCCCGGCGAAGGGGCAGTGTGCCCCCTGAGCTCCCTAGCCCTGGGTGGGGGCTCCGTGCCCTAGGGGATCCCTGACCTCGGGACAGGGACGCTGTGTCTTAAAGGGTCCCCGAGTGCAGGGTCAGTGCTTTGTGCCATGTAGGGTCCCTGGCTGTGGGTGGGGGCTCTCTGTCCTGTAGGGCCCTTGGTCCCTATAGAGCTTATGCCCTGGCTCGGTGCTGTGTACTCCGGGGACCCCAGGGGTGACAGTGCCCCGAGGGTCTGTGCCATGGGGCAGGGGCTTGATGACTTTTGGACCCCCCAGGGATGGCTGTGCCCCACAGAGCCCTTACCATGAAGTGGGGGCTGTTGTGCCCCATGTCCCCCGGGGCAGCTGTGCCACTGCATTGCCGGCGGGGACTCCCCAGACCCCTCCATGCCCTCGCACCATGGtgccctgctctgtgccacagACAACCCCAGCCTGCTCACCATCCAGCCCGACCTCAGCACCGCCACCATGACCTACCAGGGCTCGCTCTGCCCACGCCAGGACGGCCCAGCCAAGCTCCAGCTGCCCAACGGGCACCTGCTGAGCCCGCTGGGCACTGGGCGGCATACGCTGCACCACAGCTCGCCCGCCGCCGAGGGTGCCGACTTCGTGGCCCGGCTCTCCACCCAGAGCTACTTTCGCTCCCTGCCCCGTGGCACCAACAACATGGCCTATGGCACCTTCAACTTCTTGGGGGGGCGGCTGATGATCCCTAACACAGGTACGGTgtgggggggcacagggtgcTGGAGCATCGCCCAGTGTGGGTGGGTCCctatggggctcagccccccacacctgcacccccccacccagggATCAGCCTGCTCATCCCACCCGATGCCATCCCACGGGGGAAGATCTACGAGGTCTACCTGACCCTGCACaagcaggaggaggtgaggtaggtgccagggctgcaggggcaaggggctgctgggggtAGCCATCCTTGCTCAGCTGCTCCCGTtgctgccccaggctgcccctgGCCGGCTGCCAGACGCTGCTGAGCCCCATCGTCAGCTGTGGCCCCCCCGGGGTCCTCCTCACCCGCCCTGCCATCCTGGCCATGGGTCACTGCGTGGAGGCCAGCGCTGAGAACTGGAGCATCCGGCTGAAGAAGCAGTCATGCGAGGGCACGTGGGAGGTGAGCGCTGGCAGGGGGCGAGGGGATCGGGGTTCAGGGGGATGCCCATGCCCGGGGTGCATCTCTACCTGGGTGCCGCAGGAcgtgctgcagctgggtgctgagccATGCACGGAGCTGTACTACTGCCAGCTGGAAGCGCAGGCTTGCTACATCTTCACGGAGCAGCTGGGGCGCTTCGCCCTGGTGGGGGAGTCCCTCAGCATGGCGGCCTCCAAGCGCCTCAAGCTCGTCCTGTTTGCACCGGCCGCCTGCCCGTCGCTCGAGTACAACATCCGTGTCTACTGCCTCAGTGACACCCAGGATGTCCTCAAGGTACCGGGGGTCCCCAGGCAATCCCCCCATCCTGGCTTGGAGTGatgtgcaggcagggctgggcttccaggctgcagcatctcctgcctgactgctgtctgtgctgccaggaggtgatccagctggagaagcagctgggggggcagcTGATCGGAGCCCCCCGTGTGCTGCACTTCAAGGACAGCTACCACAACCTGCGCCTCTCCATCCACGACATGCCCAGCTCCCTCTGGAAGAGCAAACTCCTTGCCAGCTACCAGGTGAGGAGCCcagctgggagggggaggggacagggagggtGTCCCTGCCGCTCtgaccccaccacccccaccaccccccgcaGGAGATCCCCTTCTACCACATCTGGAGCGGGCTGCAGCCCTTCCTGCACTGCACCTTCACCCTGGAGCGCCTGAGCCCCAGCACCTGTGAGCTGGCCTGCAAGATCTGGGTCTGGCAGGTGGAGGGTGACGGGCAGAGCTTCACCGTCAACTTCAACATCGCCAAGgtgagggcagggctgggagacgCTCCTGGGGGTAACCCCGGGCTGGGCTCACATCCTCACCCCCCATCCTGGCACTCTCCCCTAGGATGCGAGGTTTTCAGACTGGCTGGTCCCCGACAGTGAGGTGGGCGCTCCAGCCCTGGTGGGCCCCAGTGCCTTCAAGATCCCCTTCCTCATCCGCCAGAAGATCATCAGCAGCCTGGACCCACCAGGCACCCGGGGAGCCGACTGGAGGACACTGGCCCAGAAGCTCAACCTTGACAGGTAGCTCAGGATGGGGacagtgctggggagggggacaaGGTGGCGTGGTGGATAGGGACAGGGGGCTTCTGGCTTCATCCTGCACCTCTGGAGGGATGCTGGAATGCTGTGGGACCCTGGGAGTGGGATGGTGCCAGAAGTGAGGCCAGCACTGGGCTTGTCCTGGGGTGTGGAGCCATCCCTGTGCTCTGATGTGGTCCCtctgtccccgtccccccccccctcgcagCCATCTCAGCTTCTTCGCCTCGAAGCCCAGCCCTACGGCCATGATCCTCAACCTGTGGGAAGCGCGGCACTTCCCCAACGGCAACCTCTCACAGCTGGCCGCCGCCGTGGCCGAGGTGGGCAAGCAGGACGGTGCCCTCTTCGCCGTCTCTGAGGCCGAGTGCTGAGTGCGGCGGGGGCCCCAACCCCACTCGCAGGGGACCACCgccatggggcaggaggggtcCCTGGCCGGCCCCCGGGCCCCCactgccccacagcccacagGGAGGGCTGCCTGGCCCCCTCGCAGAGAGGGACGCCCGTGCCCCACGGCAGCCAGGCCCCCAGCACTGTGGTGGCGGGGTTCAGCCTGGCCCCGGGGACCCCGTGGCGGGCGCCGGGGGGCACTGGGTGTGCGTCGTGCGTGCGGTGCCGTCGTGCTGTCTGCGTGTgggggcagctgcccccaggCCCCGTGCCGTGTTGTGTAAAGACcgtttttttaattctgtattaaGTGCATTCAAGTATTTACACTTGGCCTTATGTACATAGCGGTGCCGCGGGCGGGGGGTCTACCGGACGTGAATGTAAATAAATTCGATATATATTGCTACGTGGGGCTGTGCCCGGCCGTGCGCTGCCCCCCCCACCGTgcctccccccccagcaggaCTCGAGAGGTGCAGAGCAAAGTGCTTTAttggggtggcagcaggggctgtccccagggctcggCCCCACGGCAGGCCACAGCCGCCACGAGCGCGGCCCCTTTCCCTGAGCCGTCCTCTGACTGCAGGAAGGTGACGGTGCAGTTGGGCACCAGGTCCCGCAGCAtctgctggaggtgctgggagaagctgggggCACAGGAGGGGAGAGTGAGGGCTGGTGCCTCTCACCCCACACACCCTCTGCACCCCCCTCCGGACCCCTGCCGTAGGACAAGGGTCCCCAGTGGGTGCCTGGCCCCACTCACCACGGGTGCATCTTGTACAAGGTGCCATCCACCCCCACGGTGACAGCCAGCTGGGCCAGGCCCCGGTTCTCCCGCATCTTCTCCACCACggcagccaggccagcagcacagagctgggctgcCCGCACGGACACTGTCTGGCACACCTCCCGCACCAGCACGCTGTCCTCCAAGCTGGCCTGGAGTTCCAGGTCCTGCAGGATGGCCCGTACCTGCCGCAGGGCCAGCCCATTGCTGCCCCAGACCAGCGGCACTGTTAgcactgctgtccccagccccatcccacgGGCTGCGAATGGCATCACCCTGCAGGTGCCCCATTGTTGTAGTGTGGCCCCTCTCCTGGGGGTCTggcttcccaccccccaccccaagctcAGGAAAcccaccacagcccagcacTCACATCTCGATGGCAGAGAGGAACTTGGTCTGGAAGATGCCCTTGATCTGGAGCTTGGGGCAGGGCTTGCCACGGAACAGGAGCCGTTTCTCCACCAGTGCCAGCAGGATGTGGCGCACGATCTCGCCCAGGTACATGCCACTGATGAGCTTCTCGAACCTATCGCAGGCAGAGCCTTAGCTGGGCACAGCCacgctgcagccagccccagccctgccctgtggcCCTCACCCACCTCTGCTTGCCTGCGTTGATGGTTTTCTCATCCACCAGCCGGTCGAAGTCAGTGAAGATGTCATCCAGGCAGCCGTTGTCCCCAAAGGCCCCCCACTCCATGTTGATGCACATGCGGCCCTGATCCCCCTCCACTGCGCCCACGTTCTGCATCTTCTCCATGTAACAGGCGTtggtccctgtccctgcaggcgCCACGCTGGTGTCATGCCCACCGCaagccctggcagagctgcaggacacGCCGTGGCCATGCCACgtgggctggggtggtgggtgaggGGATGGGAGACCCCCTGGGTGCAGAGGTGCTCCTCACCCACGATGAGGCCAATTTCACATTTGGGGTCATCATAGCCACAGGACATCATGGTTCCCACCGTGTCATTGACCACAGCTACCACCTTCAGCCCTAAGTGCTGCCAAACCGGAGACAGGGACACATGCGGCTTAGTGGCACCCAGCTGGCTCCTGGGGCTGGCACCACCTGGGTGCAGGGTggcaccctggggacaggggatgggcccccagcccttccctaCCTGTTTGCGCtgagcagcctcctgcagcagctggaccACATCCTGCCCCGCACAGCCCGAGGCGCTGAAACCTTTGGTCCAGCTCAGTAGCACTGCCTGCAAGAGACGCAGGAGTGGGGCTGGGCGGCTGCCTCACACCCCAGGGCCCTCCCCCTCctctggggctggagctgcccccTCACCTTATCCAggcccagctgctggcaggggaaggagaaggtaAAGCCAAGTGGCAGGACCTGCTCTGTCAGGTTGTGCTTCAGCTGGAAGTCCATGATGCACTCGATGATGTGGTCGAAGAGCTGCGGAGAGCGGCTGTGGtcagcagtgcccaggctgGGGTGAAGCCACAGGGGctctcccagctgcatcccaggCCGGTGGGCAGTGAGGAAGGAGGCAattcccacccccctgcccaaCCCTTGGCCGTGGGTGCTCAGCCTCACCTCCTCGCCACTGCCCTGCGTGATGGTGGTTGGGATGATGTAGATCTTGCTGGCCATGTGGATGCCATCCTCCGCCAGGCGCACCAGCAGCACTCGGAAATTGGTCCCCCCCAGGTCCAACACCAGGAATTCACCTCGCTCTGCAGGAAGCCAGCACGGGGCatcagcagggccagggcctCCTCGGCACCCCCTTCCCTAAGCCCCTGGCTCTCACCGGTGCCATTGGGTGTGCCGCAGACGTAGGTGGGCAGCATGCGGACAGAGGCATTGGCGTtgctctcccagcccagccccagctccatcTCTTGCCTCATCAGTGCCTGGACACGCTGCAGGTCAGCACGGCTGAGCCGCAGCGGGGCCAGTACCTGGTCCACCTCATGGCGCTGGGCTGCCAGGCGCAAAGCCACTGCTGTCACCATGGCTGCCCCCCACCCAGTCCCATCGATTGAGGGCAGAAGAGTGGCCATGCACTCAGGAGCCAGCAGCCCTGTCACGCTCTGCAGGATCTCCCCAAATCTgccaaaggaagaagaagatgGCAAGGGCTGGGCATGAGGCATCCCACTGGGATACCTTTCGGGAGCCCGTTGGCCCTCCTCACCTGGTGTGGCCCCGGTACAATTCGCTGTCCACCCCCACATTGACCACCAGCTGCTTCAGCTCCTGGCTCTGGCACATGTGGCTGAGGATGGCAGCCAGCCCGGCGGCGCAGAGCGTGGCGGCACGGCTCACCACCGCCTGGCAGATCTGCTGCACCCGGCAGCAATCCCGCTCGCTCGGCCGTAGCCCCAGAGCCTCCAGAGCCCTCCTAGCCTCAGCCGTGCCTTCCTCATTGCTGCAAGGGAGAGCAGAGCACCAGCCTATGGGGCCACCAGCTCATGGCTGGGGGCACTCACCCATTacccccccccatcctcccaCCCACGGCAGCTCCTGGTCCCCAGACACTTACTCAATGATCTCCAGGACCTGCTGTATCTTGAGCACATCCTTGGTCCTCAGGACAGCAACGTTGCTCCCAATGAAGAGCGCTTTCTCAGCAGCCAGGGCAGTCAGCACATGCCGGACGATCTCCCCTAGGTACAGGCTACTCACCAGCTTCTCAAATCTGTGTGCAGCCCACAGGGGGGTCAGGTGTCCTCCCCTGGCACCCCTCGACCCTTTGAGAGCACCCAGGAGCATTGCAGGGAGCCATGTGCTCCTGTTGGTGGAGCCTGACACACTCGGGGATGGACAGGGAGCCCCAGGGACCCTGCCCTCGCTGGGGGGTAAGAGCACCTCTTCTCCCCGGGGTTGGAAGATTCCTCGTCCACACACTGGTCATAGGGGGTCAGGATGTCACTTAGGGTGCCATCATCCCCAAAGCAGCCCCACTCGGTGCTGACACACATCTGCCCGCTAGTCTCCTCTGCCATCTCCACCTGCTGTGCCATGGCCATGAAGCAGCTGTTGGTGCCTGTGCCTGCAAGGGGCAATGGGGGTGAGCACCAGCGCAGcctcccctgccagcacccccagctcagGCATGCAGGGTGCCCACCACTCACCCACAACCAAGGCGACCTCACAGGGTTTCCCTGCCATGCTGCAGGTCATCATGGTGCCCACAGTGTCGTTCATCAGGGCAACAACGTCCACGTGGTAAAGCTGGCCAGGAGCAATGCAAGAGCATCGTCAGCCCCTCCAcaggggcagcccccagccaggcccccccaccccacagccccccaccTCCTGCTTGTTGATGGCCGACTGCAGCAACTGCACAATGTCCTTCCCCTCCACATCACTGCAGCTGAAGCCCTTGGACCAGGAGatgagctctgcctgcagagagcaCGTGGCCAAGCCATTGGCCTCCGGCACCAGGccagctcctcttcccccaccactgatgtgctggtggctgcagccacagccccaggACAGGGCTGTCCCACTCACCTTGTCCAGCCGTGTGTGCCTGCAGCTGAAGGGGAAGACAAAACCCAAGGGAAGGTgatgctgggggctgctgatGCCAGCCAGGAACTGACGCACACATTGTGCAATGAAGTCAAAGAGCTGCAAAGGCATGGCTGGGGGTGACCAGCTGCTCCCCTTATCCAGCACCCAGGCGGTGGGAGGCAGCCTGGAGCCCCAGCACTGACGCGGAGCCCAGACAAGCCTCCATGatgctgggcagcccagcactggccaCTCTCTCTGCCATGGCCTGTTCGTACCGCTTCCCCCTTGCCCTGCATGATGTCCCCTGGCATGCTGAAGATCTTGTACATCACTTGGGGGCTCTGGTTTCCGTCGCCCAAGAGGGTCACCCACATGGTCCGGACGTGGCtctggcacagctccaccacCAGCAAGTCGCCTTTCTCTAGGGGGGAGTGGAGGTGGTGTCAGGCAGAGACCTTCCTTGTGGCAGATTCCCTAAAATCTGCTCCTCACCCTGTCCCAAGGACAGTCACTCTCCTATGGGGGAGGCTTTTGACAGCCTGAGACCACTGCAGGGGCCAAGAGAACTACCTCCTGGCATCTGCCTCTGCactgggggctggcagaggcagcgtAAGGGCAGCTCATGGACCCCGTAACTGACCAGAGACGGGTGCACACAACCCCAGCACCCCTAGGGCCAAGTCCAGCGAGGTGTGTGGGACTGCAGGTAGCagagcagcctgtccccaggctgggctgccttACCGGTGCCATCGGGTGTGGAGCAGATATAAGTGGGCAGCATCCGCACGTTGGCCTGTGCGTGCGTCTGGCGGCTCAGCCCCTTGTGCATGGCCTGCAGCATGCGGCCCTTCACcacctgcagcatctccagcGGGATGGTGAGTGCCAGCAGGGCTCGTTGTACCTGGAGAAGGCTTGTTAGAACAGCTCTGAAGGGCAGGGGATGTCTCTTGCTGGGCACGGGGCAGGGATGGGCCTTACCCGTGTGCAAGGGGGACCATCATTGCGGTGGCCCAGCTGACGGCTCACTGAGGACCTGTGTGGAGGGAGGTGGCGTGTCACCCACGGAGCTCTGGCCTGCAAGGAGGGCAGGACGCACACCTGCCCCTGCCAGGTACACAAGCGGGGCTGGGGGGTACGTCCCCGGCTCTGCCTCCCGCCTCCCCTCTGCGCCCCTGCCCCACGGGGCCGTGGGCTCAGCACGGCCCTGGAGGGtcactgctggggctggggggcagctgtgCCCCACGGCGGGCCGCCCCCGGGGGCTGTGGGAGacaggggctgcccctgccttgccctgcctgcccctcctgTCCCCTGCAAAGAGCTGGAGGTCGGTGCGTTCCCTGCCCGGGCACAGCGAGGTGCCCCCCGGGGGTCGCGGGGGGGGGTGCTCAGCCCCATTCCGGCCCGGCCGGGCCTCCCCATTCGCGGCCGCGCtcggccgccgccgggccgcaGCCCCCTCACCGGCTCAGGGCCGCGCGGCCCCCCTCCTCCGGGTGCAGACCCCGCCGGGGGAGGCcgcccgggctgggggcggcggggccgtgcTCCCGGGAAGCCcccgccgtgccgtgccggccgggccgcggcggggggcggcggcgctggggggCGGCCATGGCGGCGGGGCGACCGTTGCTAACGCCGCTGCCGTCGCGCTGGCAACAGACACGGCGCCCGCcggcgccccgccccgccaTTGGCCGGCCCGCCGCGCAGCTGGCCAATGGGCGGCCCCGCAAGCACCGCCCCGGGGCGCCCCGTGGGAGGGGCCGCggcccccggccgggcagcaccgccccccgccccacggCGTCGCTGCGGCCCGAGCCTCATTCGCTGTGCAGCCGGCCGTCCCGTTAACCGAGCGGCGCGGTCAGGAGCCCCCCACGCTCCTCTCCCGGTAAGGGGCTCTGTagcagggcagggatgctcccGGGAGCCGGGGAGCGTCCTGCCCTTGAAGTTTCCCCGCCCCGGAGATCGGCCACTCGCGGCCGAGGGAAGGCACCAAGGACATGGGGACACCGCGGTCGTGGCTCCGCTGGTCTCTGCGTCCGCTGACTGCGGCTTCAGCCGGCACCAAGGTGCCCTCCGCGGCTCTCAGCTGGGAAAGGCATGGATGTGACGCTGCACAGAGcactgcagccccctgcccggggggGCCCGAGctcaccccctccccagagccCGAGGACCAGCCTCGGGAAGTGTGATTTTGGGCACCCCACACACTGTTCCTCCTCTTCGCCCTCCAgcacctccccttccccagagaaagccagcacagctcctccgTATTGCTGCAGTTTcataaaaacatacataaatatatttccatttctttaacAGAGAGCAAAGCTGCACAGGCACCTGTAAAACACACAGTCACTTCTCCACCCAGCACTCCCTGCACAGGTcatataaaacataaaaaagggGGGTCGGAGAGATAGGCTGTGGGTGAAGCAGGGGTACGGTGCCATGCAGACCCTCACCAGGGTGCAGGGAGCTGCGGGGGGGGCCTGCTGCACCGCTGGCCTCAGAACTTGTGCTTTCTCCGGCGGCAGCCTTTggtctgctgctggctgcccaaGTGAAGAGCCGCGTGTGGCTTCTTGTCCACAATGCAGTCCATGGCTTCTGAGAAGGAGACGCTGGGTTTTTCAGGGGAGATGTTGAAAGGTGCGTGCCaaagggagctggggtggtCTGCCAGCGGCCCCCCGGCTCTGGCTGAGAGCGTGGGAGGGGACTGTTGGTCTCCTACTCCAGGGAGTGGTCCCCCCGCATCAGCACCTGCAACAAGAGCACgtcagccctgcctggccaccCTCCCGTGCAAGCCATGGCCAAGGGGAGGAGGGTGCTGCTGCGTGCATTTCTCCCCACTTGTCTCCTCCAGCCCTCGGATCCGTGGAGGGAAGCGCCAGAatgcaggcagggacagcagcaccctgccaccccccagggagctgggcatCTCTTGGTGCAATGGGCTTAGCGCACCCCCCTACCCCCAGCGAGGGCTCTGAGCACTGACACAGCTCccacaggcagaggcagggatgTGTGCAGCCAGCTAAAACCacagcctcctgctctgctcgGGAGGAACCGAACCCTTCAAGGGGAATTTGctgtcccagcacagcccaggctgAGCCAGGACCAAAAGGGGAGAGAGCTGGGAAAGGGCAGCCCTGACCCATCCAggcaagcacagaaagcagcttcCCACCTGCAGACTTGCTCTCCGAGAGCTCCAGCATTCTGAGGAGTCCCTTCTCCTGCCTTCCAACATCCTGCCAAGGAGAGGAGAACCGCCGTCACAGTGCTGCCGGGAGGGAACCCTGTAGCCAGGGTGGCCCCGTTCCCCCAGCCCATGGGGCCAGGCTGAGCACAAGAGGGAACTGCCAACAGCAAGGGCACTGCCCCAGGCCCAGCCCAACCGGTGTCCAAGCAGAGGCAGCCGAGAGCAGTTACTAGAGCACAGCCCGGTACAGCGGGAGGCCAGGAAGCCACCCCCCCTAGCCCAGCCGGTGAGTAGGGCACCAGGTGCTCTGCCACAGCTTGGGCACATTCCCCAGCACCGTGCCTCTGAGGGCTGGCTCCATCTCGTTCTGTCCGAGGGGACAGGGGCTtcatgctggagggaagggctgtCCTCCAGGACACAGCCAGAGGAGGAACACAATCTGTGCCTTCTCTCAACCCCTGGAAAGGTGCAGCTGCGCTGGTCGCACAGGCTAAGGGAAGACCACTTGGCCTGGCTGCTTTGAGCCCTGCTGGCCCAGCAAAGTCCCTAtcctggctgctccctgcccccagaACTGTTCTGGAAGGCATTGGCATCCCAGCTGTGAAGTTGGAGCTGCAAAGCATCCCCAAAATGGGCCACAGCAGGAACCTGCAAGCCCAACAGTGCCACCAGGAAGCTTTGCAATGATCCAGCCCACAGCCAGGCATGACCTGCTCCCCCAGTGAGCTGTCACCCCGGCACAAGGCAGCGCCAGAGCAAACACAGAGGGGCCCCAAagggctgcctggctccagTACCTTTCTCCCAATGCCCTGTCGTCCCCGTGCCTGCATGCAGGACCCCACATACCAGCTGGCTGTGGGGCACAGGGACAGAGTCAAACAGCCCCCACAGAGCTGGTCACATGCAGGAGCAGCCCGTGCCCTGCAGTACGCTGAACCACACAGCACTTGGCtgtatcccagccaaaatcatCAACCAGAAATCTCATCATTTGCATCTGAATCCCCAAAGGGCTGAGGCCTGTGATGGATTTAAGGGATTATAGGAAACCAAGACATCATGTTGCATCTTCATGCTGAGAATCACATTTCTGAGCGCAGGCAAAGCTGC
The DNA window shown above is from Falco naumanni isolate bFalNau1 chromosome 8, bFalNau1.pat, whole genome shotgun sequence and carries:
- the HK3 gene encoding hexokinase-3 isoform X3, with product MLQVVKGRMLQAMHKGLSRQTHAQANVRMLPTYICSTPDGTEKGDLLVVELCQSHVRTMWVTLLGDGNQSPQVMYKIFSMPGDIMQGKGEALFDFIAQCVRQFLAGISSPQHHLPLGFVFPFSCRHTRLDKAELISWSKGFSCSDVEGKDIVQLLQSAINKQELYHVDVVALMNDTVGTMMTCSMAGKPCEVALVVGTGTNSCFMAMAQQVEMAEETSGQMCVSTEWGCFGDDGTLSDILTPYDQCVDEESSNPGEKRFEKLVSSLYLGEIVRHVLTALAAEKALFIGSNVAVLRTKDVLKIQQVLEIIDNEEGTAEARRALEALGLRPSERDCCRVQQICQAVVSRAATLCAAGLAAILSHMCQSQELKQLVVNVGVDSELYRGHTRFGEILQSVTGLLAPECMATLLPSIDGTGWGAAMVTAVALRLAAQRHEVDQVLAPLRLSRADLQRVQALMRQEMELGLGWESNANASVRMLPTYVCGTPNGTERGEFLVLDLGGTNFRVLLVRLAEDGIHMASKIYIIPTTITQGSGEELFDHIIECIMDFQLKHNLTEQVLPLGFTFSFPCQQLGLDKAVLLSWTKGFSASGCAGQDVVQLLQEAAQRKQHLGLKVVAVVNDTVGTMMSCGYDDPKCEIGLIVGTGTNACYMEKMQNVGAVEGDQGRMCINMEWGAFGDNGCLDDIFTDFDRLVDEKTINAGKQRFEKLISGMYLGEIVRHILLALVEKRLLFRGKPCPKLQIKGIFQTKFLSAIEINGLALRQVRAILQDLELQASLEDSVLVREVCQTVSVRAAQLCAAGLAAVVEKMRENRGLAQLAVTVGVDGTLYKMHPW